The Coregonus clupeaformis isolate EN_2021a chromosome 6, ASM2061545v1, whole genome shotgun sequence genome has a segment encoding these proteins:
- the LOC121568342 gene encoding dehydrogenase/reductase SDR family member 13, whose protein sequence is MSVLLSILAVGIALYLILYYNVIRGSRCMSSVTLKGKTAIVTGSNTGIGKATALDLAKRGARVILACRSKPKAEAAVYDIRRDSGSNEVVFMQLDLGSLKSVRSFAETFLKTEPRLDLLINNAGMLGPGHTEDGFGMAFGVNHLGHFLLTCLLLDRLKECGPSRVVNVSAYLHRLGSVDFALLGTHKDLVPGQSTWHNFRAYCHSKLCNVLFTRELANRLEGTSVTTYSLHPGVIHTEFGRNLKLWLRLFLEPITKLFFMDTERGAQTTLHCALQEGIEPLSGRYFSSCALQEVGAKGRDDALARKLWEVSERLSDLS, encoded by the exons ATGTCGGTTTTGCTATCTATTCTGGCAGTAGGGATTGCGTTGTATTTGATACTTTATTACAATGTGATCAGAGGGTCAAGATGCATGAGCTCTGTGACACTAAAAGGGAAGACTGCTATTGTAACAG GGAGCAACACTGGTATTGGAAAGGCTACTGCTTTGGATTTGGCCAAGAGAGGTGCCAGGGTCATCCTCGCCTGCCGCAGCAAACCGAAAGCTGAGGCTGCCGTCTATGATATCAGAAGG GACAGTGGAAGCAATGAGGTAGTGTTCATGCAGCTGGATCTGGGGAGTCTGAAGTCTGTTCGCTCCTTTGCTGAAACCTTCCTGAAGACTGAGCCCAGATTGGACCTGCTCATTAACAATGCAG GAATGCTGGGGCCTGGCCACACTGAGGATGGGTTCGGCATGGCGTTTGGGGTCAACCACTTAGGTCACTTCCTGTTGACCTGCTTGCTGCTGGACCGGCTAAAGGAGTGTGGTCCGAGTCGTGTTGTCAACGTGTCGGCTTACCTACACCGGCTAGGCTCTGTGGACTTTGCTCTCCTGGGTACCCACAAGGATCTGGTGCCAGGCCAGTCCACCTGGCATAACTTCAGGGCCTACTGCCACAGCAAGCTGTGCAACGTGCTCTTCACCCGGGAGCTGGCCAACCGCCTGGAGGGGACAAGCGTCACCACCTACAGCCTCCACCCAG GAGTCATTCACACTGAGTTTGGTCGCAACCTGAAACTATGGCTGAGGCTCTTTCTAGAGCCCATCACTAAGCTCTTCTTCATGGATACTGAGAGGGGAGCCCAGACCACCCTGCACTGTGCCCTCCAAGAGGGTATCGAGCCGCTGAGTGGACGCTACTTCTCTTCCTGTGCACTACAGGAGGTAGGTGCCAAGGGGCGGGACGATGCTTTGGCCAGGAAGCTGTGGGAGGTGAGTGAGAGGCTATCCGACCTGTCCTGA